The region ctagccagtctccagacctgaacccaatagaaaatctttggagggagctgaaagtccgtattgcccagcgacagccccgaaacctgaaggatctggaggagtctgtatggaggagtgggccaaaatccctgctgcagtgtgtgcaaacttggtgaagaactacaggaaacatatgatctctgtaattgcaaacaaaggcttctgtaccaaatattaagttctgcttttctgatgtatcaaatacttatgtcatgcaataaaatgctaattaattacttcaaaatcatacaatgtgatattctggattgttttagattccgtttctcacagttgaagtgtacttatgataaaaattagacctctacatgctttttttttttacactagaAGCTGTCAATCTCTATTTAAATATTTCTGTAAAGCCAATATTGAAAGACATTTCAATTTGCGTGAtgttttgttgtctctaccttcttgtcctttgtgctgttgtcattTGCCCAATGTTGgcaccctgttttgtgctgctaccatgttgtgttgctgcaatgttgtgttgctaccatgttgtgctgccatgttgtgttgctaccatgttgtgttggcatgttgtgctgctaccatgctgtgttgtcatgtgtttctgccatgATGTGctcctaccatgctgtgttgtcatgtgtttctgtcATGCtatgttatctttggtctctctttatgtagtgttgtgttgtctctcttgtcatgtgtgttttgttctagaTTTATatttatcccagcccccgtccccgcaggaggccttttaaccttctggtaggccgtcattgtaaataagaatttgttcttaactgacttgccgagttaaataaaggtgaaataaaagttAAACAGAGAGGAATTGGAAGAGGTCCATTCCACGGACTCATCAACTTTTTATCGTGTACAAAGAGTTACTCCTTTGCTTACGGCCATACTAGCCTGAAACCGCCCGACCTCGGCTGCTAAGCAGGGTTGGCTTGTTTAGTACTTGGCCGGCtgactgcctgggaataccaggttcTGTACATTTCAGCATGGGGTGTCTTCTTTCCTTGTTTTATATTTAGAACATTCACATTGTAATGAAACacgcagggagcaggtctcgaaccctcgaccttctagcccgaagtccagcgcgctatcgactgtgacGCAAAAGCAATGCTCGAGAGGCAGAGTCGATATCctcgcttataaacccagggtcgttacaatgtTCTGTCAGATCCAATTTGTAAGAGGTGGTGTGGTTGAAACCCTCTGCCATTATAACACTTTATTAATGCTCCCTGACTTAACATGCCAGTATGGGACTCACCTATGAGTTAGTCTGGCTAACACAAagtcctgttgttgttgttgttgttgttgagagaacCAACCAATGTGTCGGCTCCAATTCTGAGCAAATGCTGCCTTTTTTACAAAAGGCCTCCTGTCCAGACCAGTGTGTCACAGCTCTAAAATAACGTGTCTTAAAACATGGAAGGCGGTcgggaggaggcaagatcaggtcaaatcaaatcaaatttatttatatagcccttcgtacatcagctgatatctcaaagtgctgtacagaaacccagcctaaaaccccaaacagcaagcaatgcaggtgtagaagcacggtggctaggaaaaactccctagaaaggccaaaacctaggaagaaacctagagaggaaccaggctatgtggggtggccagtcctcttctggctgtgccgggtggagattataacataacatggccaagatgttcaaatgttcataaatgaccagcatggtcgaataataataaggtagaacagttgaaactggagcagcagcacagtcaggtggactggggacagcaaggagtcatcatgtcaggtattcctggggcatggtcctagggctcaggtcctccgagagagagaaagaaagagagaattagagagagcatatgtgggatggccagtcctcttctggctgtgccgggtggagattataacagaacatggccaagatgttcaaatgttcataaatgaccagcatggtcgaataataataaggcagaacagtttaaactggagcagcagcacggtcaggtggactggggacagcaaggagtcatcatgtcaggtattcctagggcatggtcctagggctcaggtcctctgagagagagaaagaaagagagaattagagagagcatatgtgggatggccagtcctcttttggctgtgccgggtggagattataacagaacatggccaagatgttcaaatgttcataaatgaccagcatggtcgaataataataaggcagaacagttgaaactggagcagcagcacggccaggtggactggggacagcaaggagtcatcatgtcaggtcgtcctggggcatggtcctagggctcaggtcctccgagagagagagagaaggagagaattagagaacgcacacttagattcacacaggacaccgaataggagaggagaagtactccagatataacaaactgaccctagccccccgacacataaactactgcagcataaatactggaggctgagacaggatggtgggtgggtgggtccaTTCTAGCCAATAAGAGGGCAACAATAGACACAACTCTGCATATAAATTGTTttaggaaaaaaaaaaaagtgtccgtGATGTCATGTGTCCTACTTTTATATATCAGTACACTCAGAAACACCTAAGCACGAGTGGGACTGGGGAGGTGATTAACATTTAGTTTTTCCCCCCTAGAACCACACAaaccacagctgattcaaataataagAGCTTGATGATGAATTTATTATTTTAAGTCAGCTGTGTAGCGCTGGGGGCAAAAAAACTAAAACGTTCAACCCTTGGGATCCCCAGGACCCAGTTTGGAAAAAGGCCGCTattggacagacacttcaaaacgtggcctgctattGGACACACTTCAAAACgcggcctgctataggacagacacttcaaaacgtggcctgctataggacagacacttcaaaacgtggcctgctataggacagacacttcaaaacgtggcctgctataggacagacacttcaaaacgtggcctgctataggacagacacttcaaaacgtggcctgctataggacagacacttcaaaacgtggcctgctataggacagacacttcaaaacgtggcctgctataggacagacacttcaaaacgcgacctgctataggacagacacttcaaaacgcgaCCTATCTGTTTCTACACGTACTACTGCACGTCTGAGCTCCAGAAGCCCAGGCCACTTTGGAGAATTTAAACTATGAATGAAACACAGAACACGTATTGGAATTGTTTAGTAAACCAGATGAAGAAATAATTGAAAGGTTAGAGTAGACCTATGTTCAGAGATTAACTTCCACAATCTATGTTTACaagccattcaaaatgtatttcatgTGACGTTAAAATGGTGAGAGGCCAGTATGATTTTAACCCCTTGGGTACCTTACAATCACAGCCATCCTGAAACTGCCGGGTAGGGCAACAGGTACGCATGCTTTTTCCTCGTGTGTATGTTTTCTTCAAATGATGACACTAGTGCAGACCTCTGCGTAGTTTGATCTGTCGACCTAACGAGCTACATGTATTTGGGTCAGAGAAGACATTGTTTTCCTGTACCTTTAAGAGTGGGGCGCAGTGTGCAGGACTACACTGGGGACGTAATTCAAACACTTGGCTCCTCCTAATTTTACGGTTTCGTTTCCTGGAGTTCGAGCCTGTCGTGTTGTTGACAAAAAAACGTAACAAATATAGTTTTTTACTGGGCAAAATGGGTCAGTCGTTGCCGACCCCGGACTGCGAGCCCTCGGTGTGTCCTTTGTGCCACGGTATATGTCGGAATCCGACTGCGCTGAGATGCAAACATATTTTCTGCTACTGCTGTATACAGGAGTTATGGAGTGGTTCGCCCACCGGTCCATACTACTGCCCCGAGTGCAAGGAGGAGTACAAGACATTACCGGTGGGGTTCAAGAGAGACACTACCGCAAGTCCGTGGCGACATGAAGCGCCTGCACATACACGCACCAGCtcagccacaggtaacttcccgAATTCACCAGACACTTCTGCCCATGCGCAATTAGGCTGGGGACAACGATACAGGGGTTTATTCAttacgccgattctgttgcaaaacgtttggtctgttacaaaacgttttgcaacacaAACCGTTTATTTCAAACGGAAAACCTTTTGCAACGAAAACGAGAATTTAATATTGGACCAATTCTGATAGGTCCCTCCACGCTTCATTCCGTTTGCTCTGTTTGGTTCATAAACGGTAAACGGTTTCCGTTCCAAGACGTAATAAATACACCCCAGGTTCGCTGACTAGTCATGGGAACGAACATTTCCAAAGTTAGGCTACTGCTGGGGAAGATGTACCTGTGTAATGGTACTAGGCCTACAGTTTAAAACAATAACACATCGTTAACACATTGTTTTAATATGGTGGTGATGACTTGGCTATGATAGAAACATTAACAACAATATTACGCTATATTGACTGACGCACACGAGTAACGACACAGGTCAAAGTCTACTGAAGTCCATTGACTTGCCTTAAAATCAATCGACCTTATTCTATCTTAAAATAATGATATTTATGATATTTCCCATCATTTTGTAACTCTGCATCATTGGGAAGGGCTTGTAAAGCAAGCATTTCGcttaaagtctacacctgttgtattctgtgctgtgacaaatacaatttgatttagctAGGTTTGTGTCCTTTTGATGTAACCTAAGTAGGCCTAATCACTACTAATTTATTTGTGTTATGTATGTTGTGTTGGGTATAGAAGGCAGAGCCAATGAAGAGGATGTCATTGAGATAAATTTGGCGGGCTGGACCCTTGGGAAGAGAGCCTCCATCTCTCAATCCAAGCGTCTGTTAGGGAAGAGACCAGCCAGTTCTCCTGTCCCAGGAGGCCATCTTCACGACAACAAGAGACAAGCCACTggcagctcctcttcctcccactccAGGGGACGGTCTGGTGACCGTAAGAGACCcgccacttcctcttcctcctcttcagccaaTCAGAACACGTCGTCTGACGTCGAGTTGTCCAGTGAGGAGGAGGTGCCAGCAGCACCATTCTCCTTAGCAACCAAACCGCCTAGTACTGCGTCCGTCGCCGTCAGAGGTCCGGACCTGACACGTGATCTAGGTCCCCTAGGAGAGACCCACCCATTGAGCTGGACGAACCCCCTGCTGCAACAGAACCTCTTACAAGAGAACCACTGAATGACCCTAGAAAATCACCTGAAGCAGCAGCAGGTCACATGACCAACACATCGCCAAGAAGAATCACCACCGTTGAGCTGGACCCACCTCCACCCCCTGCAAGAGATCCGTACACACCCGCCAAGAATCCTGCTGAAACGACCATAACAACCCATTTACGTTTAGTCACCCCTACGAAGGAGAAGCCTGTTGAAGCTGAGCGGGAGCCTCTTCCAGAGATCTCCAACAGATCTGGTCCAATCGGCACCTCCACCTCTCCTACCCGTGCTGCCAACAACCTGTCCCCTGGACGTACCAACCTGTCCCCCAGCCTGGCTCGTCAAACCTCTAGGGAGACCTTCCTACCCTGCCACTATTGCCCCAGCCAGGGCTCTCTCCCTGCGGTgaagacctgcctggtgtgtggaGCCTCCATGTGCTCCGACCACCTCCGGCCTCACCTGGAGTCCCCTGTCTTCCAGAGCCACACCCTGGTACCCCCTGTGGAGGACACCTCACCCTGGAGGTAAAGTTTCACTCTTATttggggagaatctcaattgaatTTCCTTTTCTGAGCTGCACAAAGTGAAATTCCTAACAACTTTGGACGGTATTTGCAGTAAAGTCTTGAATTCCTGTAAATACTTTGTGTTTCAACATTTCATTTAAAGTTGAcgattgttttatttaatttattatatGACAAATCATTAAACAACTGGCAGCAAGCTGAAGTATAACTTACATTGTCATCAGGTGCCCGGAACACCAGGAGATGAACCGAATCTACTGccgtcagtgtagtgtgtgtgtctgtaccgtgtGTACCGTGATCGGGTCGCACCGGGACCACGCTTGCGTCAGCATCAGAGAGGCCGAGAGGGAGCTGAGGGTGAGAAACAGAGGAGTGTTTACCAAACACACATACCAACACACCACAAAAATACCTGATCACATCCCAGTTGTATGAGCCGTAGTATTAATGTTGTCTAAGGATCGTTAGTGGTGAATAAACATATCACACGCGTTATAGTATAAATACGTGTTCCAGAGAGCTAAAGCATGTTTTCTATTGACGGCAGGATGACGGCACTGTGTTTTTGTCTTGCAGGGGAACCTGAAACAGGAGATGAAGAAGATGCAGGGAGCGGAACAGTCTTTAATCAGCAGAGTGACTGAGATGACAGAGAAGAAACAGAGATTCCAGGTAAGAAGGACAGGACCTCAGTTGGAccaggtattttttttttttaggtctgacCTGACGCAAAAGCCTAATAATGTACACACCCTGTATCCCTCTAAATCAAATGTTAcagttcaccttacagtgaaatgctgaatacaacaggtgtagtagaccttacagtgaaagctgaatacaacaggtgtaggtagaccttacagtgaaatgctgaatacaacaggtgtaggtagatcttacagtgaaatgctgaatacaacaggtgtagtagatcttacagtgaaatgctgaatacaacaggtgtagtagatcttacagtgaaatgctgaatacaacaggtgttttttattttattttatttaacctttatttaaccaggtaggctagttgagaacaagttctcatttacaactgcgacctggccaagataaagcaaagcagtgtgaacagacaacacagagttacacatggagtaaacaataaacaagtcaataacacagtagaaacaaaagggggaaaaaatagtctatatacattgtgtgcaaaaggcatgaggtaggcaaataattacaatatagtgtagtagacctcacagtgaaatgctgaatacaacaggtgtagtagaccttagtgaaatgctgaatacaacaggtgtagtagacctcacagtgaaatgctgaatacaacaggtgtagtagacctcacagagaaatgctgaatacaacaggtgtagtagacctcagtgaaatgctgaatacaacaggtgtagtagaccttacagtgaaatgtttacaagtccttaaccaacaatgcagttttaagaaagtaCCTACAAAAAGAGTATGAGAtaacaataacaaataattaaagcgcAGCAGTAAATGACAAcagcagggctatatacagggtattacggtacagagtcaatgtggaggttatatacagtggtaccggtacagagccaatgtggaggctgtatacagggtattacggtacagagtcaatgtggaggctatatacagggtattacggtacagagtcaatgtggaggctatatacagggtattacggtacagtcaatgtggaggctatatacagggtattacggtacagagtcaatgtggaggctatatacagggtattacggtacagagtcaatgtggaggttatatacagtggtaccggtacagagccaatgtggaggctgtatacagggtattacggtacagagtcaatgtggaggctatatacagggtattacggtacagagtcaatgtggaggctatatacagggtattacggtacagtcaatgtggaggctatatacagggtattacggtacagagtcaatgtggaggttatatacagggtattacggtacagagtcaatgtggaggctatatacagggtattacggtacagtcaatgtggaggctatatacagtggtaccggtacagagccaatgtggaggctgtatacagggtattacggtacagagtcaatgtggaggctatatacagggtattacggtacagagtcaatgtggaggctatatacagggtattacggtacagagtcaatgtgaaggctatatacagggtattacggtacagagtcaatgtggaggctatatacagggtattacggtacagagtcaatgtggaggctatatacagggtattacggtacagagtcaatgtggaggctatatacatggtattacggtacagagtcaatgtggaggctatatacagggtattacggtacagagtcaatgtggaggctatatacagggtattacagtacagagtcaatgtggaggttatatacagggtgttacggtacagagtcaatgtggagacaatatacaaggtattacggtacagagccaatgtggagactatatacagggtgttacggtacagagtcaatgtggaggttacggtacagagtcaatgtgcgggggcaccagtgtcgagataattgaggtaatatatggGAAGGCTCTTTCAGCATGAATACCCCCGtgcaaagcgaggtccatgcagaaatggttagTCGATCAGTGTGTTTAGAACTTGActgcacagagacctgacctcaatcccatcgaaagccttcgggatgaattggaatgctgactgcgtgcctaatcgcccaacatcagtgcccgacttcactaatgctcttgtggctgaacggaATCAAGTCCCCCTGCAGcaatgtaccaacatctagtggaaagccttcccagaagagttgaggctgttatagcagcaatgttccaacatctagtggaaagtcttcccagaagagtggaggctgttatagcagcaatgttccaacatctagtggaaagccttcccagaagagtggaggctgttatagcagcaaagggaggaccaactgcATAttaaatgcccatgattttagaatgagatgttcgacaagcaggtgtccacatacactacattaccaaaagtatgttgaATGACAAATATTTAAGGCTGACAgtctacacatacagtgccttgcaaaagtattcggcccccttgaactttgcgaccttttgccacatttcaggcttcaaacataaagatataaaactgtatttttttgtgaagaatcaacaacaagtgagacacatgctctctgcgcttttaacggacctctgagactatcacagtgcaggtgcatttatatggagacttgattacacactggtggattgtatttatcatcattagtcatttaggtcaacattggatcattcagagatcctcactgaacttctggagagagtttgctgcactgaaagtaaaggggctgaataattttgcacgcctgattgtgtcccacttgttgttgattcttcacaaaaaaatacagttttatatctttatgtttgaagcccgaaatgtggcaaaaggtcgcaaagttcaagggggccgaatactttcgcaagacactgtattaCAGATTCATAGAAAGCTTTACAGAGAATCTGCGATTTATATTGTAAAATGTCTGGTTTAAGTATCAAGAGTTTTAGACATTGTCAACACCAGTTGCCTGTGGAAAGCTTCATATCATTGGTGCTCAAATCATTTTTTCCTTCTCAAATCAGGTGTCGTCAACAACGTAAAAGGAATTGATGCCATAAGCCCGTCTTCTAAAGATGAGTTCAGAGTTTGAAAAGTTGTTAAAAGACAAGAAATCACCTTTTGAGACTTCAATACACTATTCCGGCTTCCTAGAGTCCTTGTTGAGACCTCTGTCTCTCATGTAAGTATTGATTTAATAATATACCGTTTGAAAAGTAACCGATGTTATTGGTCATGCATCTCAACGGTCAATGAGGCTGTTCCTGTATTATATGAAATACTGTTTTAACTGTGCATCTCTTATGTTACAGTGGAGGTAGAGGACTTGAAGAAAGTCAGCAACTCCCACAGTCTTACTAAGTGAAAAACAGAAACAGGAAAAGGTTAGTgggttttttattattttctttttcaaaatgacagacaaaaaaaaaaagttttaaaaaaaaaaaatctgtgacaAAACTGACATGCTTTATTTACAAATAAACCAAAAGCAAGCTTTTAAAATGGTTACATACAGAGACATTTATCACCAGTATCCATGGTCTACTTAGACCGGT is a window of Oncorhynchus clarkii lewisi isolate Uvic-CL-2024 unplaced genomic scaffold, UVic_Ocla_1.0 unplaced_contig_6859_pilon_pilon, whole genome shotgun sequence DNA encoding:
- the LOC139398027 gene encoding E3 ubiquitin/ISG15 ligase TRIM25-like → MTNTSPRRITTVELDPPPPPARDPYTPAKNPAETTITTHLRLVTPTKEKPVEAEREPLPEISNRSGPIGTSTSPTRAANNLSPGRTNLSPSLARQTSRETFLPCHYCPSQGSLPAVKTCLVCGASMCSDHLRPHLESPVFQSHTLVPPVEDTSPWRCPEHQEMNRIYCRQCSVCVCTVCTVIGSHRDHACVSIREAERELRGNLKQEMKKMQGAEQSLISRVTEMTEKKQRFQVSSTT